A window of the Enterobacteriaceae bacterium 4M9 genome harbors these coding sequences:
- a CDS encoding YceK/YidQ family lipoprotein has product MKAILVVVMALMLSGCGSIISRTIPGQGHGNQYYPGVQWALRDTPWRYVTVLDLPLSLVFDTLLLPIDAHHGPYE; this is encoded by the coding sequence GTGAAAGCAATTCTGGTGGTCGTGATGGCGTTAATGCTCAGCGGTTGCGGCAGCATTATCAGCCGTACTATTCCTGGGCAGGGGCACGGCAATCAATATTATCCGGGTGTGCAGTGGGCGCTGCGTGACACACCGTGGCGCTATGTGACGGTGCTTGATTTGCCATTGTCACTGGTATTTGACACGTTGCTTCTGCCCATTGATGCACACCACGGTCCGTACGAATAG
- a CDS encoding secY/secA suppressor protein: MPMFTTLEEAIDAAREAFIADNGDEAVVEQLGLQKYILQDGDIMWQAEFIDNDEESGECLTMLTGEAAQSVFDGDFDDIELLAEWQEENTLHEWDEGEFQLEPPLDTEEGQTAADEWDET, from the coding sequence ATGCCAATGTTTACCACGCTTGAAGAAGCTATTGATGCCGCGCGTGAAGCGTTTATTGCCGATAACGGTGACGAAGCCGTTGTGGAACAACTCGGCCTGCAAAAATACATCCTGCAGGATGGCGACATTATGTGGCAGGCTGAATTTATCGATAACGATGAAGAAAGCGGAGAATGCCTGACCATGTTGACCGGTGAGGCTGCCCAGAGCGTGTTTGATGGCGATTTTGATGACATCGAACTGCTTGCGGAATGGCAGGAAGAGAACACGCTACACGAGTGGGACGAAGGCGAATTTCAGTTGGAGCCACCGCTCGATACTGAAGAGGGCCAGACTGCCGCAGATGAGTGGGATGAGACCTGA
- a CDS encoding LpxL/LpxP family Kdo(2)-lipid IV(A) lauroyl/palmitoleoyl acyltransferasee, with the protein MTHLPQFSRALLHPRYWPVWFGIGLLYLVVLLPYPVIFRLGRLLGHLAKRLMKRRVSVAHRNLELCFPQMSDAERQKLVDKNFESVGMGVLETGMAWFWPDWRIRRWTQSSGVEEIKELHRQKKGILLIGVHFLTLELGARIFGLEVYPGIGVYRPNDNAVIDWLQTWGRLRSNKDMLDRKDLKGMIRSLKNGEIIWYAPDHDYGPRTSVFVPFFAVDDAATTSGTWTLARLSKANIVPFVPRRKADGTGYELIMMKPESEPPLESAEVTATWMNQIVERCIMMAPEQYMWLHRRFKTRPEGVPSRY; encoded by the coding sequence ATGACGCATTTACCTCAATTTTCACGTGCGCTGCTTCACCCGCGCTACTGGCCAGTGTGGTTTGGCATCGGCCTGCTCTATCTGGTGGTATTATTACCCTATCCGGTTATTTTCCGTCTGGGCCGCCTGCTGGGCCATCTTGCAAAACGTTTGATGAAGCGCCGGGTTAGCGTGGCGCACCGCAACCTTGAGCTTTGCTTTCCGCAAATGAGCGACGCTGAACGTCAGAAGCTGGTTGATAAAAACTTCGAATCTGTTGGTATGGGCGTGCTGGAGACCGGCATGGCCTGGTTCTGGCCGGACTGGCGCATCAGGCGCTGGACCCAGAGTTCCGGTGTCGAAGAAATCAAAGAACTGCATCGCCAGAAAAAAGGCATTTTGCTTATTGGCGTGCATTTTCTGACGCTTGAGCTTGGCGCACGTATTTTTGGACTTGAGGTGTACCCTGGCATTGGCGTTTACCGTCCTAATGATAACGCTGTTATCGACTGGCTCCAGACCTGGGGACGCCTGCGCTCTAATAAAGACATGCTCGATCGCAAAGATCTCAAAGGGATGATCAGGTCGCTTAAAAATGGCGAAATCATCTGGTATGCCCCCGACCACGATTACGGCCCACGCACCAGTGTGTTTGTACCATTTTTCGCCGTTGACGATGCCGCGACAACCTCCGGCACCTGGACGTTAGCCCGGCTTTCAAAAGCGAACATCGTTCCGTTTGTACCGCGCCGCAAAGCGGATGGCACGGGCTACGAGCTGATTATGATGAAACCGGAATCTGAGCCACCGCTGGAAAGCGCCGAAGTCACCGCAACGTGGATGAACCAGATAGTCGAGCGCTGCATCATGATGGCACCGGAGCAGTACATGTGGCTGCATCGTCGTTTTAAAACACGTCCGGAAGGGGTGCCTTCACGTTATTAA